The proteins below come from a single Desulfitobacterium metallireducens DSM 15288 genomic window:
- a CDS encoding ABC transporter ATP-binding protein, producing the protein MILVLDQVSKSFGGLAALSDISFTVNKGEIYGVIGPNGAGKTTLFNLITGIFPPTEGKITYKGKNMLGLRPHKVTALGLARTFQNIRLFGQLSPLENVMVGAHCRTKAGVWKGLWRTPAQRKEEKATRERASELLQLVGVDANIDTPAGSLPYGQQRRLEIARALATEPEILLLDEPAAGMNESETEDLRLLIKKIQAMGKTIILIEHDMNLVMNVCDRLVVINFGQKIAEGIPAEIQQNPLVIEAYLGREEA; encoded by the coding sequence ATGATATTAGTCCTTGATCAAGTGAGTAAAAGTTTTGGCGGATTGGCTGCGTTAAGTGATATCAGTTTTACTGTGAATAAAGGGGAAATCTATGGGGTTATCGGACCAAATGGTGCAGGAAAAACAACCCTTTTCAATTTAATTACCGGGATTTTTCCGCCTACTGAAGGGAAAATAACCTACAAAGGTAAAAATATGTTAGGATTACGACCGCATAAAGTGACGGCGTTAGGCTTAGCCCGAACCTTTCAGAATATCCGTTTATTCGGCCAGTTAAGTCCGTTAGAAAATGTCATGGTTGGGGCACATTGCCGGACCAAAGCAGGAGTGTGGAAGGGATTATGGCGTACTCCCGCCCAACGCAAGGAAGAAAAGGCAACTAGAGAACGAGCCAGTGAACTGCTTCAATTGGTGGGAGTCGATGCTAATATTGACACTCCAGCGGGTTCGCTTCCCTATGGACAGCAACGTCGTTTAGAGATTGCGCGAGCGCTCGCAACAGAGCCGGAAATTCTTCTTCTCGATGAGCCTGCTGCAGGAATGAATGAAAGTGAAACAGAAGACTTACGTCTTCTCATTAAAAAAATACAAGCGATGGGTAAAACCATCATTCTAATCGAACACGATATGAACCTTGTAATGAACGTCTGTGACCGACTTGTGGTTATTAATTTCGGGCAAAAGATTGCCGAAGGTATTCCGGCCGAAATTCAACAGAATCCATTGGTTATTGAGGCGTATTTGGGCCGGGAGGAGGCGTAG
- a CDS encoding branched-chain amino acid ABC transporter permease: MGVLLNQYYVQIAIFVLLNAILGVSIYMTLSTGQLSLGNAGFMSIGAYTGAILTVKAGLPVYLAIPLGGIAASFISLIIGFPALRLSGIYLAIATLGFGEVVRVIVLNLKITNGALGISGIQTLGTRISKMLSSVGLSHGFGGLTIQQFSNLLVLIILLLILIFLIFFSTRLKRSRVGRAFDAIKADEAAAEAMGINTTYYKILAFALGALIAGIAGGLSAHLTSYIGAKDFAYNRTVEILSYAVLGGSDLIAGPIIGAFLLTLMPELLRSASEYRMMIYGALMVAMMAFRPQGLISEVTVRFWKVKLGRRIKP; encoded by the coding sequence ATGGGAGTTTTATTAAATCAATATTATGTTCAAATTGCAATATTTGTTTTGTTGAATGCTATCCTTGGGGTGAGCATTTACATGACGCTGTCGACCGGCCAGTTATCTTTGGGAAATGCCGGATTTATGAGTATTGGAGCCTACACTGGTGCGATTTTAACCGTAAAGGCAGGCTTACCCGTCTATTTGGCTATCCCTCTAGGCGGTATTGCCGCAAGTTTCATTTCACTCATCATCGGTTTTCCCGCGCTGCGACTCTCGGGGATTTACTTGGCGATTGCTACTTTGGGATTTGGCGAAGTTGTTCGAGTTATCGTTTTAAACCTAAAAATTACGAATGGTGCGTTAGGAATATCAGGAATCCAGACTCTTGGTACAAGAATTAGCAAAATGCTTTCTTCCGTAGGCCTGTCCCACGGGTTTGGAGGATTAACCATTCAGCAGTTCAGTAACTTGCTGGTTTTAATTATTCTCCTTCTCATCCTCATTTTTCTCATCTTTTTCTCTACCAGGCTTAAACGATCAAGAGTTGGCCGAGCTTTTGACGCTATTAAAGCAGATGAGGCTGCGGCCGAAGCAATGGGGATTAATACAACCTATTATAAAATTCTTGCTTTTGCCTTAGGCGCTTTAATCGCAGGCATTGCGGGCGGGTTATCTGCCCATTTAACATCTTACATCGGGGCGAAAGATTTCGCCTATAACCGTACCGTCGAAATCCTTTCCTATGCTGTTTTAGGTGGAAGTGACTTAATTGCTGGCCCAATTATCGGAGCCTTTCTTCTAACCTTAATGCCCGAACTTTTGCGCTCAGCTTCTGAATATCGCATGATGATTTATGGAGCACTTATGGTCGCTATGATGGCCTTTCGGCCACAGGGACTCATCAGTGAAGTGACTGTTCGTTTCTGGAAGGTTAAGCTTGGAAGGAGGATTAAGCCATGA
- a CDS encoding ABC transporter ATP-binding protein has protein sequence MLNIRGLTTCYGTINAIKGIDIDVPQGSIVSLLGANGAGKTTTMKSLVGLLKPQAGQIKFQGQEIQGLAPHKIVNLGISLVPEGRNILSGMTVFENLEMGAYQRKDKEIEADFKKVFKRFPILEERKQQLGGTLSGGQQQMLAIGRALMARPKLLLLDEPSMGLAPLVVADIFRVIQEINQDGTTILLVEQNVRQALKIADSAYVLETGKIVLHGSADEIASNPRVKEAYLGGAKAEKNPSN, from the coding sequence ATGCTAAACATCAGAGGTTTGACAACATGTTATGGAACTATTAATGCTATTAAAGGGATTGACATTGACGTACCTCAAGGATCGATTGTCTCTCTCCTCGGAGCGAATGGAGCAGGGAAAACAACCACGATGAAATCTCTTGTTGGGCTTCTCAAGCCTCAGGCTGGTCAGATTAAGTTTCAGGGTCAGGAGATTCAGGGCTTAGCTCCTCACAAAATCGTAAACTTGGGAATCTCTCTGGTTCCTGAAGGCCGAAATATATTATCAGGAATGACGGTTTTTGAGAACTTGGAAATGGGAGCTTATCAGAGAAAAGATAAGGAAATTGAAGCTGATTTTAAAAAGGTTTTTAAACGTTTTCCCATCTTAGAGGAACGTAAGCAGCAATTAGGAGGAACCCTTTCTGGAGGGCAACAACAGATGCTGGCCATAGGCCGTGCACTTATGGCTAGACCGAAGCTTTTATTGCTTGATGAACCTTCCATGGGCTTAGCTCCTCTCGTCGTTGCTGATATCTTTAGGGTTATTCAAGAGATCAATCAGGACGGTACAACAATTCTTCTTGTTGAGCAAAATGTTCGTCAGGCCCTAAAAATTGCTGACTCTGCTTATGTCCTGGAAACAGGAAAGATTGTCCTGCATGGGAGTGCTGACGAGATTGCGAGCAATCCTCGTGTAAAGGAAGCCTATCTCGGCGGAGCTAAGGCAGAAAAGAACCCTAGTAATTAA
- a CDS encoding branched-chain amino acid ABC transporter permease codes for MFWQQLVNGLTLGSTYSLVALGYTLIMGVLNIINMAHGEIFMFGAFIGLLLVTYLKVNIFVAMAGAMVVSALLGTLMELLALRPLRRRAVSELAPLISTIGVSIFLENLALKVFGPQSQAFPDGVLPGGQIQLGPIRITTVQIVILAISFGLMFALRFWLSKTRAGKAIRTTAESIETANLLGINTNKIILLTVALASGLGGIAGVLVGLSFNAVEPTMGLSMGLKGLAVLILGGMGNITGAMLGGLILGIAEVFTVAYGASSYRDAVAFGMIILILFIRPQGLFGSSSRQGGRF; via the coding sequence TTGTTCTGGCAGCAATTGGTTAATGGCTTAACATTAGGAAGTACGTATTCACTAGTCGCTTTAGGCTATACCTTGATTATGGGAGTCCTAAACATTATCAATATGGCTCATGGTGAAATTTTTATGTTTGGGGCTTTCATCGGATTGTTACTGGTGACTTATCTGAAGGTAAATATCTTTGTTGCTATGGCAGGTGCCATGGTGGTCAGTGCGTTACTAGGAACACTTATGGAACTACTGGCCCTGCGTCCTTTGAGACGTCGAGCTGTATCCGAACTAGCTCCTTTGATTAGTACGATTGGGGTCTCAATTTTTCTTGAAAATCTTGCATTAAAGGTTTTTGGGCCGCAATCACAGGCTTTTCCTGATGGTGTATTACCCGGTGGTCAGATACAACTCGGGCCGATTCGAATTACTACCGTGCAAATTGTAATACTCGCGATATCCTTTGGCTTAATGTTTGCTCTTCGTTTTTGGCTGTCTAAAACCCGTGCTGGAAAGGCCATCCGGACAACTGCTGAAAGCATCGAGACGGCTAACCTTTTAGGGATCAACACCAATAAAATCATCTTATTAACCGTTGCACTCGCTTCAGGATTAGGAGGAATTGCAGGAGTTTTGGTTGGACTTTCCTTTAATGCAGTTGAGCCCACGATGGGCTTAAGTATGGGCTTAAAAGGGCTTGCCGTTCTGATCCTCGGGGGTATGGGAAATATCACCGGCGCGATGCTGGGAGGACTAATTTTAGGAATCGCCGAAGTATTTACTGTAGCTTACGGCGCTTCTTCCTATCGAGATGCCGTTGCCTTTGGCATGATTATTCTAATTCTATTTATTCGTCCTCAAGGACTTTTTGGATCTTCATCGCGGCAAGGAGGACGTTTTTAA